In a genomic window of Salmo trutta chromosome 32, fSalTru1.1, whole genome shotgun sequence:
- the LOC115170874 gene encoding alpha-2-macroglobulin-like isoform X4: MVLPGLEVWRWILFACIHWLCVCQETPRPVYMVAIPAVIQAGSEAKLCASLLQPNETLVMTISLMADGQNKTLLHETSDQEFHRCFQFQAPHVKSDEVQNFKVEVRGVTFLSTEERRVMIKPYGPMTFIQTDKPIYNPGQTVHFRVVTLDTNFSPVNQLYNIVELEDVNHNRIGQWVNTTSSGNILQLSHPLNSEAPVGSYTIVVWIGEEKIYHNFKVEKYVLPKFEIQMNLTDKISVVQEEYEVKVCAEYTYGQPVPGKAGVKLCRPLVDNAVIPITIDERNPQGVPDYTPPCHKESIEMDHTGCASYAFNLAIFTKNAGEKLLGDVFSFRAEVQEEGTGITLSEEKNVELSYVIGEFTFVDTPQIYEHGSIIEGKINAVRFNNTPISDMLVYLFEEKGWSSYLRLQNLTTDSRGIARFSVNTTSMPKENINLVVSDTPQVEYPGYRVPYFNRGQHVLSLIQPAAPDSKPSSSLAIQKMEKPLACGQAVSITIRYAIVGETVPKGSVDVLYLALSRGVIVQHGHINVTVQQDSPVAEGDVTLKLAVVPEMAPVVQLLVYSMLPSETVIAHSMNFPTEKCFRNKVLVAFSPSNAVPGEENTLRLSAQPGSLCGLSAVDQSVGIMEPGKRLDADKIFDLLPVKETTYIPYELEDPVACLRVRPRRFIMPYPYGPSEETNDPYAVFQTLGLKLATNLDIRVPSCLSYQGNQYRRSYVVAYRPGSAGPRLEMAVAGGLAAPPPPPIQTVRTFFPETWIWDLVEVGESGSADVPLTVPDTITTWETEVFCLAPSGFGLAPLVELTVFQPFFLELTLPYSVIRGEHFELKATVFNYLSKCIMVSVTPALSSDYTLTPVRDVQDSSSCLCANGRKTFSWTMAPSVLGVLNVSVSAAAVQSHAACGNGVVNVPERGRVDTVTRSLLVKAEGTEKSHTYNWLLCPTGEALTEEVEVQLPQNVVDGSARISLSVLGDILGRALNNLDGLLQMPYGCGEQNMALLSPNIYILEYLRNTKQLTPAILDKATKFLTSGYQRQLNYKNADGAYSTFGQGLGNTWLTAFVLRSFGKAQSFIYVDPATMEQSKTWLERQQGKHGCFRTLGKLLNNRMKGGVTDEVTLTAYITASMLELNMSVSDPVVDHSLSCLKNSTSDMSNTYATALLAYTFTLAGDMETRARLLQHLDTISFQEGGLLHWSQSSSETSPSLEVEISSYVLLASLSASSRSTSDLGYASRIVRWLVRQQNAYGGFSSTQDTVVALQALALYSTRVFSRGGASTVTVRSPSGERCLFHVNQNNKLLYQERALQDTEGKYSVEVKGSACASVQVVLHYNVPTPTRSTTLSIQVTPEVDCNIKSLRPRVTLKLQSRYHGKELTTNMIIVDLKMLSGFSPDPDSLGRLRGSSQVDRVDIKDDHVLMYLTELTSLFPFHITLDIIQELPVQNLKPAVVKIYDYYQPSDQAETEYVFPCK, translated from the exons ATGGTTCTTCCTGGGCTTGAGGTTTGGAGATGGATACTCTTTGCCTGCATTCACTGGCTTTGTGTCTGTCAAGAGACTCCAAGACC GGTTTACATGGTAGCCATTCCTGCAGTGATCCAGGCAGGCTCAGAGGCCAAGCTTTGTGCCAGCCTTCTGCAGCCCAACGAGACCCTGGTCATGACCATATCTCTGATGGCCGACGGGCAGAACAAAACACTTCTCCACGAGACTTCTGACCAAGAGTTTCACCGCTGTTTCCAGTTTCAG GCCCCTCATGTGAAGAGCGACGAAGTGCAGAACTTTAAGGTGGAGGTTCGAGGGGTAACATTTCTATCAACAGAGGAGAGAAGGGTCATGATCAAACCCTACGGCCCCATGACGTTCATCCAAACGGACAAACCAATCTACAACCCAGGACAAACGG TGCATTTTAGAGTCGTCACCTTGGATACCAATTTTAGCCCTGTCAATCAGTTG TACAACATTGTGGAACTTGAG GATGTTAATCACAACCGGATTGGACAGTGGGTCAACACTACATCCAGTGGCAACATTCTGCAGCTTTCTCACCCCCTGAACTCTGAAGCACCTGTAGGATCCTATACCATTGTAGTGTGGATTGGTGAAGAGAAAATCTACCACAACTTCAAAGTAGAAAAGTATG TTTTGCCCAAGTTTGAGATCCAGATGAACCTCACTGACAAGATCAGCGTTGTTCAAGAAGAGTATGAAGTGAAAGTGTGTGCAGA ATACACGTATGGGCAGCCTGTACCTGGTAAAGCAGGGGTGAAGTTGTGCCGACCCTTGGTGGACAATGCAGTGATACCAATAACAATTGATGAGAGAAATCCACAAGGAGTTCCTGATTACACACCTCCATGCCACAAAGAGTCAATAGAG ATGGACCATACTGGCTGTGCTTCTTATGCCTTCAACTTGGCAATTTTCACAAAGAATGCAGGAGAGAAATTGCTGGGAGACGTGTTTAGTTTCCGTGCAGAAGTTCAGGAGGAGGGGACAG GTATTACACTGTCAGAGGAAAAAAATGTAGAGCTCTCCTATGTGATTGGAGAATTCACATTTGTTGACACACCCCAAATCTATGAGCATGGATCAATTATCGAAGGCAAG ATAAATGCTGTTCGCTTTAACAACACACCCATCTCTGACATGTTAGTCTACCTGTTTGAGGAGAAAGGCTGGTCCTCATATCTACGACTACAGAACCTAACCACGGACAGTCGTGGTATTGCCAGGTTCTCCGTCAACACAACCAGTATGCCCAAAGAGAATATTAACCTCGTA GTGAGTGACACCCCACAAGTGGAGTACCCAGGATACAGGGTCCCCTATTTCAACAGAGGGCAACACGTCCTCTCACTGATCCAGCCCGCTGCCCCAGACAGTAAACCGTCCAGCTCCCTGGCTATTCAGAAGATGGAGAAACCACTGGCATGTGGGCAGGCAGTGTCAATCACCATTCGCTATGCCATCGTAGGGGAGACTGTCCCAAAGGGCTCTGTGGATGTCCTCTACCTG GCCTTATCCAGAGGGGTCATAGTTCAGCATGGACACATCAATGTTACTGTGCAGCAGGACAGTCCTG TAGCTGAGGGTGACGTCACCTTGAAGTTGGCAGTGGTTCCAGAGATGGCACCGGTGGTTCAGCTCCTGGTGTACAGTATGCTACCCAGTGAGACTGTCATTGCCCACAGCATGAACTTCCCCACTGAGAAATGCTTCAggaacaag GTGTTGGTGGCGTTCTCGCCCTCCAACGCTGTCCCAGGGGAGGAGAACACCCTGCGTCTCTCGGCCCAGCCCGGTTCCCTCTGTGGCCTCAGTGCTGTGGACCAGAGTGTTGGCATCATGGAGCCAGGGAAGAGGCTGGATGCTGACAAG ATATTTGATTTGTTACCAGTCAAGGAGACGACCTATATTCCCTACGAGCTTGAAGATCCAGTAGCATGTTTACGTGTTAGACCAAGGAGATTCATAATGCCATACCCATATGGACCGTCTGAGGAGACAAATGATCCTTATGCAGTTTTTCAG ACACTGGGACTGAAGCTAGCGACTAACCTGGATATACGAGTACCTTCCTGCCTCAGTTACCAGGGGAACCAGTACCGTCGCTCCTATG TAGTAGCTTACAGGCCTGGATCAGCGGGTCCTAGACTTGAAATGGCTGTGGCTGGTGGACTTGCCGCTCCACCTCCGCCACCCATACAGACGGTCCGTACATTCTTCCCTGAGACGTGGATTTGGGATCTTGTGGAAGTTGG GGAGTCTGGATCAGCAGATGTCCCCCTGACAGTCCCAGACACCATCACCACCTGGGAGACTGAGGTCTTCTGCCTGGCCCCCAGTGGCTTCGGTCTGGCTCCTCTGGTGGAGCTCACGGTCTTCCAGCCCTTCTTCCTGGAGCTCACCCTGCCCTACTCAGTCATCCGGGGAGAGCACTTTGAGCTGAAGGCCACCGTGTTTAATTACCTCTCCAAGTGCATCATG GTTTCTGTGACTCCAGCTCTTTCCTCCGACTACACTCTCACACCTGTGCGTGATGTCCAGGACTCCTCCTCGTGCTTGTGTGCCAATGGACGAAAGACCTTCAGTTGGACAATGGCCCCCTCTGTCCTGG GGGTTTTGAACGTGTCCGTTAGTGCAGCGGCTGTCCAGTCCCACGCTGCGTGTGGCAACGGGGTTGTGAACGTACCGGAGAGAGGACGCGTTGACACAGTCACACGGAGCCTGCTGGTGAAG gcTGAGGGAACAGAGAAGAGCCACACCTACAACTGGTTGCTGTGTCCTACTG GAGAAGCTCTGACAGAGGAGGTGGAAGTACAACTCCCCCAGAATGTGGTGGATGGCTCTGCTAGGATTTCCCTCTCTGTTCTGG GGGACATCCTGGGTCGGGCCCTCAACAACCTGGATGGACTGTTGCAGATGCCGTATGGGTGTGGGGAGCAGAATATGGCCCTGCTCTCCCCCAATATCTACATCCTGGAGTACCTGCGGAATACAAAGCAGCTCACGCCAGCCATCCTAGACAAGGCCACCAAGTTCCTCACTAGTG GTTACCAAAGGCAGCTGAACTACAAGAATGCTGATGGTGCGTACAGCACGTTTGGACAAGGCTTGGGGAACACCTG GCTGACTGCTTTTGTCTTGAGATCCTTTGGCAAAGCCCAGTCTTTCATCTATGTTGACCCGGCAACAATGGAGCAGTCCAAGACTTGGTTGGAACGTCAACAAGGCAAACATGGCTGTTTCAGAACTTTAGGGAAGCTCTTGAACAACAGAATGAAG GGTGGAGTGACGGATGAAGTCACACTGACGGCTTACATCACTGCTTCAATGCTGGAGCTCAACATGTCCGTGTCG GATCCTGTTGTGGACCACAGCTTGTCTTGCCTGAAGAACTCCACCAGTGATATGTCCAACACCTACGCTACTGCTCTGCTGGCCTACACCTTCACCCTGGCAGGTGACATGGAGACACGGGCCCGGCTTCTGCAGCACCTCGACACTATCTCATTTCAAGAGG GGGGTCTCCTGCACTGGTCCCAGTCCTCCTCGGAGACCTCACCCTCCCTGGAGGTGGAGATCAGCTCCTACGTTCTGCTGGCATCCCTCAGTGCCTCTTCTCGGTCTACCTCTGACCTGGGCTACGCCTCCCGCATCGTCAGGTGGCTGGTGAGGCAGCAGAACGCCTACGGAGGCTTCTCCTCCACACAG GACACCGTGGTGGCCCTCCAGGCCCTGGCTCTCTACTCCACCAGGGTGTTCAGTAGAGGAGGAGCCAGCACAGTGACGGTACGGTCTCCCAGTGGGGAACGGTGCCTCTTCCATGTGAACCAAAACAACAAGCTTCTGTACCAGGAGAGGGCGCTGCAGGACACAGAAGGGAAGTACAGCGTTGAAGTGAAGGGCAGTGCTTGTGCCTCAGTGCAG GTTGTGCTCCACTATAACGTCCCTACTCCTACCAGAAGCACAACGCTCAGTATCCAGGTGACTCCAGAGGTGGACTGCAACATCAAGTCTTTGAGACCCAGAGTCACGCTGAAGCTCCAGTCTCG ATATCATGGAAAGGAGCTCACCACCAATATGATTATAGTGGATTTGAAAATGCTCTCTGGGTTTTCCCCAGATCCAGACTCTTTGGGGAGG CTGAGGGGTTCAAGTCAAGTGGATCGTGTTGATATCAAAGATGACCATGTGTTAATGTACCTGACGGAG CTGACATCACTATTTCCTTTCCACATCACCCTGGACATCATACAGGAGCTCCCAGTACAGAATCTAAAGCCAGCGGTGGTCAAAATCTATGACTACTACCAGCCAA GTGACCAGGCTGAGACAGAATACGTCTTCCCTTGCAAGTAG
- the LOC115170874 gene encoding alpha-2-macroglobulin-like isoform X1: protein MVLPGLEVWRWILFACIHWLCVCQETPRPVYMVAIPAVIQAGSEAKLCASLLQPNETLVMTISLMADGQNKTLLHETSDQEFHRCFQFQAPHVKSDEVQNFKVEVRGVTFLSTEERRVMIKPYGPMTFIQTDKPIYNPGQTVHFRVVTLDTNFSPVNQLYNIVELEDVNHNRIGQWVNTTSSGNILQLSHPLNSEAPVGSYTIVVWIGEEKIYHNFKVEKYVLPKFEIQMNLTDKISVVQEEYEVKVCAEYTYGQPVPGKAGVKLCRPLVDNAVIPITIDERNPQGVPDYTPPCHKESIEMDHTGCASYAFNLAIFTKNAGEKLLGDVFSFRAEVQEEGTGITLSEEKNVELSYVIGEFTFVDTPQIYEHGSIIEGKINAVRFNNTPISDMLVYLFEEKGWSSYLRLQNLTTDSRGIARFSVNTTSMPKENINLVVSDTPQVEYPGYRVPYFNRGQHVLSLIQPAAPDSKPSSSLAIQKMEKPLACGQAVSITIRYAIVGETVPKGSVDVLYLALSRGVIVQHGHINVTVQQDSPVAEGDVTLKLAVVPEMAPVVQLLVYSMLPSETVIAHSMNFPTEKCFRNKVLVAFSPSNAVPGEENTLRLSAQPGSLCGLSAVDQSVGIMEPGKRLDADKIFDLLPVKETTYIPYELEDPVACLRVRPRRFIMPYPYGPSEETNDPYAVFQTLGLKLATNLDIRVPSCLSYQGNQYRRSYVVAYRPGSAGPRLEMAVAGGLAAPPPPPIQTVRTFFPETWIWDLVEVGESGSADVPLTVPDTITTWETEVFCLAPSGFGLAPLVELTVFQPFFLELTLPYSVIRGEHFELKATVFNYLSKCIMVSVTPALSSDYTLTPVRDVQDSSSCLCANGRKTFSWTMAPSVLGVLNVSVSAAAVQSHAACGNGVVNVPERGRVDTVTRSLLVKAEGTEKSHTYNWLLCPTGEALTEEVEVQLPQNVVDGSARISLSVLGDILGRALNNLDGLLQMPYGCGEQNMALLSPNIYILEYLRNTKQLTPAILDKATKFLTSGYQRQLNYKNADGAYSTFGQGLGNTWLTAFVLRSFGKAQSFIYVDPATMEQSKTWLERQQGKHGCFRTLGKLLNNRMKGGVTDEVTLTAYITASMLELNMSVSDPVVDHSLSCLKNSTSDMSNTYATALLAYTFTLAGDMETRARLLQHLDTISFQEGGLLHWSQSSSETSPSLEVEISSYVLLASLSASSRSTSDLGYASRIVRWLVRQQNAYGGFSSTQDTVVALQALALYSTRVFSRGGASTVTVRSPSGERCLFHVNQNNKLLYQERALQDTEGKYSVEVKGSACASVQVVLHYNVPTPTRSTTLSIQVTPEVDCNIKSLRPRVTLKLQSRYHGKELTTNMIIVDLKMLSGFSPDPDSLGRLRGSSQVDRVDIKDDHVLMYLTELTSLFPFHITLDIIQELPVQNLKPAVVKIYDYYQPITGDQAETEYVFPCK, encoded by the exons ATGGTTCTTCCTGGGCTTGAGGTTTGGAGATGGATACTCTTTGCCTGCATTCACTGGCTTTGTGTCTGTCAAGAGACTCCAAGACC GGTTTACATGGTAGCCATTCCTGCAGTGATCCAGGCAGGCTCAGAGGCCAAGCTTTGTGCCAGCCTTCTGCAGCCCAACGAGACCCTGGTCATGACCATATCTCTGATGGCCGACGGGCAGAACAAAACACTTCTCCACGAGACTTCTGACCAAGAGTTTCACCGCTGTTTCCAGTTTCAG GCCCCTCATGTGAAGAGCGACGAAGTGCAGAACTTTAAGGTGGAGGTTCGAGGGGTAACATTTCTATCAACAGAGGAGAGAAGGGTCATGATCAAACCCTACGGCCCCATGACGTTCATCCAAACGGACAAACCAATCTACAACCCAGGACAAACGG TGCATTTTAGAGTCGTCACCTTGGATACCAATTTTAGCCCTGTCAATCAGTTG TACAACATTGTGGAACTTGAG GATGTTAATCACAACCGGATTGGACAGTGGGTCAACACTACATCCAGTGGCAACATTCTGCAGCTTTCTCACCCCCTGAACTCTGAAGCACCTGTAGGATCCTATACCATTGTAGTGTGGATTGGTGAAGAGAAAATCTACCACAACTTCAAAGTAGAAAAGTATG TTTTGCCCAAGTTTGAGATCCAGATGAACCTCACTGACAAGATCAGCGTTGTTCAAGAAGAGTATGAAGTGAAAGTGTGTGCAGA ATACACGTATGGGCAGCCTGTACCTGGTAAAGCAGGGGTGAAGTTGTGCCGACCCTTGGTGGACAATGCAGTGATACCAATAACAATTGATGAGAGAAATCCACAAGGAGTTCCTGATTACACACCTCCATGCCACAAAGAGTCAATAGAG ATGGACCATACTGGCTGTGCTTCTTATGCCTTCAACTTGGCAATTTTCACAAAGAATGCAGGAGAGAAATTGCTGGGAGACGTGTTTAGTTTCCGTGCAGAAGTTCAGGAGGAGGGGACAG GTATTACACTGTCAGAGGAAAAAAATGTAGAGCTCTCCTATGTGATTGGAGAATTCACATTTGTTGACACACCCCAAATCTATGAGCATGGATCAATTATCGAAGGCAAG ATAAATGCTGTTCGCTTTAACAACACACCCATCTCTGACATGTTAGTCTACCTGTTTGAGGAGAAAGGCTGGTCCTCATATCTACGACTACAGAACCTAACCACGGACAGTCGTGGTATTGCCAGGTTCTCCGTCAACACAACCAGTATGCCCAAAGAGAATATTAACCTCGTA GTGAGTGACACCCCACAAGTGGAGTACCCAGGATACAGGGTCCCCTATTTCAACAGAGGGCAACACGTCCTCTCACTGATCCAGCCCGCTGCCCCAGACAGTAAACCGTCCAGCTCCCTGGCTATTCAGAAGATGGAGAAACCACTGGCATGTGGGCAGGCAGTGTCAATCACCATTCGCTATGCCATCGTAGGGGAGACTGTCCCAAAGGGCTCTGTGGATGTCCTCTACCTG GCCTTATCCAGAGGGGTCATAGTTCAGCATGGACACATCAATGTTACTGTGCAGCAGGACAGTCCTG TAGCTGAGGGTGACGTCACCTTGAAGTTGGCAGTGGTTCCAGAGATGGCACCGGTGGTTCAGCTCCTGGTGTACAGTATGCTACCCAGTGAGACTGTCATTGCCCACAGCATGAACTTCCCCACTGAGAAATGCTTCAggaacaag GTGTTGGTGGCGTTCTCGCCCTCCAACGCTGTCCCAGGGGAGGAGAACACCCTGCGTCTCTCGGCCCAGCCCGGTTCCCTCTGTGGCCTCAGTGCTGTGGACCAGAGTGTTGGCATCATGGAGCCAGGGAAGAGGCTGGATGCTGACAAG ATATTTGATTTGTTACCAGTCAAGGAGACGACCTATATTCCCTACGAGCTTGAAGATCCAGTAGCATGTTTACGTGTTAGACCAAGGAGATTCATAATGCCATACCCATATGGACCGTCTGAGGAGACAAATGATCCTTATGCAGTTTTTCAG ACACTGGGACTGAAGCTAGCGACTAACCTGGATATACGAGTACCTTCCTGCCTCAGTTACCAGGGGAACCAGTACCGTCGCTCCTATG TAGTAGCTTACAGGCCTGGATCAGCGGGTCCTAGACTTGAAATGGCTGTGGCTGGTGGACTTGCCGCTCCACCTCCGCCACCCATACAGACGGTCCGTACATTCTTCCCTGAGACGTGGATTTGGGATCTTGTGGAAGTTGG GGAGTCTGGATCAGCAGATGTCCCCCTGACAGTCCCAGACACCATCACCACCTGGGAGACTGAGGTCTTCTGCCTGGCCCCCAGTGGCTTCGGTCTGGCTCCTCTGGTGGAGCTCACGGTCTTCCAGCCCTTCTTCCTGGAGCTCACCCTGCCCTACTCAGTCATCCGGGGAGAGCACTTTGAGCTGAAGGCCACCGTGTTTAATTACCTCTCCAAGTGCATCATG GTTTCTGTGACTCCAGCTCTTTCCTCCGACTACACTCTCACACCTGTGCGTGATGTCCAGGACTCCTCCTCGTGCTTGTGTGCCAATGGACGAAAGACCTTCAGTTGGACAATGGCCCCCTCTGTCCTGG GGGTTTTGAACGTGTCCGTTAGTGCAGCGGCTGTCCAGTCCCACGCTGCGTGTGGCAACGGGGTTGTGAACGTACCGGAGAGAGGACGCGTTGACACAGTCACACGGAGCCTGCTGGTGAAG gcTGAGGGAACAGAGAAGAGCCACACCTACAACTGGTTGCTGTGTCCTACTG GAGAAGCTCTGACAGAGGAGGTGGAAGTACAACTCCCCCAGAATGTGGTGGATGGCTCTGCTAGGATTTCCCTCTCTGTTCTGG GGGACATCCTGGGTCGGGCCCTCAACAACCTGGATGGACTGTTGCAGATGCCGTATGGGTGTGGGGAGCAGAATATGGCCCTGCTCTCCCCCAATATCTACATCCTGGAGTACCTGCGGAATACAAAGCAGCTCACGCCAGCCATCCTAGACAAGGCCACCAAGTTCCTCACTAGTG GTTACCAAAGGCAGCTGAACTACAAGAATGCTGATGGTGCGTACAGCACGTTTGGACAAGGCTTGGGGAACACCTG GCTGACTGCTTTTGTCTTGAGATCCTTTGGCAAAGCCCAGTCTTTCATCTATGTTGACCCGGCAACAATGGAGCAGTCCAAGACTTGGTTGGAACGTCAACAAGGCAAACATGGCTGTTTCAGAACTTTAGGGAAGCTCTTGAACAACAGAATGAAG GGTGGAGTGACGGATGAAGTCACACTGACGGCTTACATCACTGCTTCAATGCTGGAGCTCAACATGTCCGTGTCG GATCCTGTTGTGGACCACAGCTTGTCTTGCCTGAAGAACTCCACCAGTGATATGTCCAACACCTACGCTACTGCTCTGCTGGCCTACACCTTCACCCTGGCAGGTGACATGGAGACACGGGCCCGGCTTCTGCAGCACCTCGACACTATCTCATTTCAAGAGG GGGGTCTCCTGCACTGGTCCCAGTCCTCCTCGGAGACCTCACCCTCCCTGGAGGTGGAGATCAGCTCCTACGTTCTGCTGGCATCCCTCAGTGCCTCTTCTCGGTCTACCTCTGACCTGGGCTACGCCTCCCGCATCGTCAGGTGGCTGGTGAGGCAGCAGAACGCCTACGGAGGCTTCTCCTCCACACAG GACACCGTGGTGGCCCTCCAGGCCCTGGCTCTCTACTCCACCAGGGTGTTCAGTAGAGGAGGAGCCAGCACAGTGACGGTACGGTCTCCCAGTGGGGAACGGTGCCTCTTCCATGTGAACCAAAACAACAAGCTTCTGTACCAGGAGAGGGCGCTGCAGGACACAGAAGGGAAGTACAGCGTTGAAGTGAAGGGCAGTGCTTGTGCCTCAGTGCAG GTTGTGCTCCACTATAACGTCCCTACTCCTACCAGAAGCACAACGCTCAGTATCCAGGTGACTCCAGAGGTGGACTGCAACATCAAGTCTTTGAGACCCAGAGTCACGCTGAAGCTCCAGTCTCG ATATCATGGAAAGGAGCTCACCACCAATATGATTATAGTGGATTTGAAAATGCTCTCTGGGTTTTCCCCAGATCCAGACTCTTTGGGGAGG CTGAGGGGTTCAAGTCAAGTGGATCGTGTTGATATCAAAGATGACCATGTGTTAATGTACCTGACGGAG CTGACATCACTATTTCCTTTCCACATCACCCTGGACATCATACAGGAGCTCCCAGTACAGAATCTAAAGCCAGCGGTGGTCAAAATCTATGACTACTACCAGCCAA TTACAGGTGACCAGGCTGAGACAGAATACGTCTTCCCTTGCAAGTAG